A region from the Inhella inkyongensis genome encodes:
- a CDS encoding fused MFS/spermidine synthase, with protein MTERSHDDLDEPDTFEAAPGPALPVPYVVKTAASLSLHFSFAATQSRMDLRHPDRLTLAYTRTMMGFLLFSAQARRIAMIGLGGGSLVRFMLAHLPEVELKVVENNAEVLELRQTFLLPADDERFKVRLADGAEFVRDPPRHFDALLVDAFDGNGQPEALATRTFYQDCRDTLTDEGVLAVNLCPGFADFEPQLERLRQVFDEQVLVVTDVECSNAIAFATQGDLLAQFERHGWRWRDRLADAPRKQLMPALVGVSRTLQRFRTHSSSINT; from the coding sequence ATGACTGAACGAAGCCACGACGACCTTGACGAGCCGGACACCTTTGAGGCGGCACCCGGCCCGGCTCTGCCTGTCCCCTATGTGGTGAAGACGGCGGCCAGCCTGTCGCTGCACTTCTCCTTTGCGGCCACGCAAAGCCGCATGGACCTGCGGCACCCCGACCGACTGACCTTGGCCTACACCCGCACCATGATGGGCTTCCTGCTGTTCTCGGCGCAGGCTCGGCGCATTGCCATGATCGGCCTGGGCGGCGGTTCCCTGGTTCGCTTCATGCTGGCCCACTTGCCGGAGGTGGAGCTGAAGGTGGTAGAGAACAACGCCGAGGTGCTGGAATTGCGCCAGACCTTTTTGCTGCCGGCCGACGACGAACGCTTCAAGGTCAGGCTGGCTGATGGCGCGGAGTTCGTGCGCGATCCCCCGCGCCACTTCGACGCGCTGCTGGTGGATGCCTTTGATGGCAATGGTCAGCCCGAGGCCTTGGCGACGCGGACCTTCTACCAAGACTGCCGGGACACGCTGACCGATGAGGGCGTGCTGGCCGTGAATCTATGCCCCGGGTTTGCAGACTTCGAGCCCCAACTGGAGCGCCTGCGTCAGGTGTTCGATGAGCAGGTGCTGGTGGTCACTGATGTTGAATGCAGCAACGCCATCGCCTTTGCCACCCAGGGTGACTTGCTGGCGCAGTTTGAACGCCATGGCTGGCGTTGGCGCGACCGGCTGGCCGACGCGCCGCGCAAGCAGCTGATGCCCGCCCTGGTGGGCGTGAGCCGCACCCTGCAGCGGTTTCGAACTCACTCGTCCAGCATCAATACATAG
- a CDS encoding putative Na+/H+ antiporter — protein sequence MNNPSTLQILAAILFGLALIHTFSTKFFEGLAHRQPRHAGLWHLLGEVEVVFGFWALVLVVCMAALAGKAEAVQYIDTRNFTEPLFVFAIMVVAGTRPILQFAGGLVQAVARFVPLPRGMAMYFLLLALVPLLGSFITEPAAMTLAALMLRDTLFSREISTKLKYTTLGVLFVNISIGGTLTPFAAPPVLMVAAKWNWDLWFMVSTFGWKAAMAVAINGGCAMLLFRKELAHMGQPPAQTAARVPLSVIAVHLLFLLGVVVFAHHPAVFIGLLLFFIGFATAYKRHQDPLILREALLVAFFLGGLVVLGGLQQWWLQPLLMKMDANAVYFGATALTAITDNAALTYLGSLVEGLSEEFKVALVAGAVTGGGLTVIANAPNPAGVSILRSKFDDGAISPLGLLIGALPPTVVAILAFRLL from the coding sequence ATGAACAACCCCAGCACCCTGCAGATCCTCGCCGCCATCCTCTTCGGCCTGGCCTTGATCCACACCTTCTCGACGAAGTTCTTCGAGGGCCTGGCGCACCGCCAGCCGCGCCATGCGGGGCTCTGGCATCTGCTGGGCGAGGTCGAGGTGGTGTTTGGCTTCTGGGCCCTGGTGCTGGTGGTTTGCATGGCCGCGCTCGCCGGCAAGGCCGAGGCGGTGCAGTACATCGACACGCGCAATTTCACCGAACCGCTGTTCGTGTTCGCCATCATGGTGGTGGCCGGCACCCGGCCCATCCTGCAGTTCGCCGGTGGCTTGGTTCAGGCGGTGGCGCGCTTCGTGCCCTTGCCGCGCGGCATGGCGATGTACTTCCTGCTGCTGGCCTTGGTGCCGCTCTTGGGCAGCTTCATCACCGAGCCCGCCGCCATGACCCTGGCCGCGCTGATGCTGCGCGACACGCTATTCAGCCGCGAGATTTCCACCAAGCTCAAGTACACGACCCTGGGCGTGTTGTTCGTCAACATTTCCATCGGCGGCACGCTCACGCCCTTTGCCGCGCCGCCGGTGCTGATGGTGGCGGCCAAGTGGAACTGGGACCTGTGGTTCATGGTCAGCACCTTTGGTTGGAAGGCCGCCATGGCGGTGGCCATCAATGGCGGCTGCGCCATGCTGCTGTTCCGCAAGGAGTTGGCCCATATGGGACAGCCCCCGGCCCAGACGGCCGCGCGCGTGCCGCTTTCGGTGATTGCCGTGCACCTGCTGTTCCTGCTCGGGGTGGTGGTGTTTGCACACCACCCGGCGGTCTTCATCGGCCTGCTGTTGTTCTTCATCGGCTTTGCCACCGCGTACAAGCGACACCAGGACCCATTGATCCTGCGCGAGGCCCTGCTGGTGGCCTTCTTCCTGGGCGGCCTGGTGGTGCTGGGCGGCTTGCAGCAGTGGTGGCTGCAGCCGCTGTTGATGAAGATGGACGCCAACGCGGTGTACTTCGGCGCCACAGCGCTCACCGCCATCACCGACAACGCCGCACTCACCTATCTGGGCTCGCTGGTCGAGGGCCTGAGCGAGGAATTCAAGGTGGCCCTGGTGGCCGGCGCGGTCACCGGCGGCGGCCTGACCGTGATTGCCAACGCCCCCAACCCGGCGGGCGTGTCCATCCTGCGCAGCAAGTTCGACGACGGCGCCATCTCGCCGCTGGGCTTGCTCATTGGCGCCCTGCCACCCACCGTGGTGGCGATCCTGGCCTTCCGCTTGCTTTAA
- a CDS encoding glycoside hydrolase family 13 protein, giving the protein MPPLLPALTALMTLTLSASVAADVQRIEPPHWWVGMQQPQLQLLVQGPGIAARQPSLQAPGVRLKSVQRLGSPNYLVLDLELTPQAKPGWLELRFDGAGQPWTQRYELRQRAPGSAQRQGFGPQDAIYLVVPDRFAQGQASKTLPAHLVEATGTRQDPGARHGGDLAGLRAHLGYIAGMGFTQLWPTPLVENNGERYSYHGYAASDFYAIDPRFGRHADYLALSAEARALGVGLIQDIVLNHIGASHRWMQDLPSPDWVNQWPSYTETSHAHMSLLDPYAAPSDRERFASGWFTQQMPDLNQRHPVVANYLTQMSIWWVEEAGLSGIRTDTYAYSDRDFLARWTARLMAEYPRLNIVGEEWSPHPAVVAYWQRGKTNHDGYRSSLPALMDFPLQGALLAALTETDSHSGGFAKLYEALSHDFLYAAPEQLVLFAGNHDTPRFFSLLKEDPAAAQMALAFMASTRRIPQFFYGDEVLFTSPAQRDDGQVRAPMPGGWAGDVVNAFSGQGLSPAQREMQAFVRRLFNWRKTEPLVHSGQLMQYTPRDGVYVLFRYQPAQKRRLMLVLNKNEGETRLALARFPEMTTGLARVRGALGGAAPQLQDGVLTLPARGAYVLMLDE; this is encoded by the coding sequence ATGCCCCCCTTGCTCCCAGCCCTGACGGCCCTGATGACCTTGACCCTGTCCGCCTCGGTGGCGGCTGACGTGCAGCGCATCGAGCCCCCGCATTGGTGGGTTGGCATGCAGCAGCCGCAGCTGCAACTGCTGGTGCAGGGCCCTGGCATTGCCGCGCGCCAACCCAGCCTGCAGGCGCCCGGGGTGCGCTTGAAGTCGGTGCAACGGCTGGGCAGTCCGAACTACCTGGTGCTGGACCTGGAGTTGACGCCGCAGGCCAAGCCCGGCTGGCTGGAACTGCGCTTCGACGGCGCTGGCCAGCCCTGGACCCAGCGCTATGAGTTGCGCCAGCGCGCGCCCGGTTCGGCGCAGCGCCAGGGTTTCGGTCCCCAGGATGCGATCTACCTGGTGGTGCCGGATCGCTTTGCCCAGGGACAGGCGAGCAAGACTTTGCCTGCGCACTTGGTTGAGGCGACGGGTACCCGCCAGGACCCCGGCGCCCGCCATGGGGGCGATCTGGCCGGCCTGCGTGCCCATTTGGGCTACATCGCGGGCATGGGCTTCACGCAGCTCTGGCCCACGCCCCTGGTGGAAAACAACGGCGAGCGCTACAGCTATCACGGCTACGCCGCCAGCGACTTCTACGCCATTGACCCGCGCTTTGGCCGTCATGCCGATTACCTGGCCTTGAGCGCCGAAGCGCGCGCGCTGGGCGTAGGGCTGATCCAGGACATCGTGCTCAACCACATCGGCGCCAGCCACCGCTGGATGCAGGACCTGCCCAGCCCGGACTGGGTGAACCAGTGGCCGAGCTACACGGAAACCAGCCACGCCCACATGAGCCTGCTGGACCCCTATGCCGCGCCCAGCGATCGCGAACGGTTTGCCAGCGGTTGGTTCACGCAGCAGATGCCTGACCTGAACCAGCGCCATCCGGTGGTGGCGAACTATCTGACCCAGATGTCGATCTGGTGGGTCGAGGAGGCCGGCCTGTCGGGCATCCGCACCGACACCTATGCCTACTCGGACCGCGACTTCCTGGCGCGCTGGACAGCGCGGCTGATGGCCGAGTACCCGCGCCTCAACATCGTGGGCGAGGAATGGAGCCCGCACCCGGCCGTGGTGGCCTACTGGCAGCGTGGCAAGACCAACCACGACGGCTATCGCTCCAGCCTGCCGGCGCTGATGGACTTCCCGCTGCAGGGAGCCTTGTTGGCCGCCTTGACCGAGACCGACAGCCACTCCGGCGGCTTCGCCAAGCTCTACGAGGCCTTGTCCCACGACTTCCTGTACGCGGCGCCCGAGCAGTTGGTGCTGTTCGCGGGCAATCACGACACCCCGCGCTTCTTCAGCCTGCTCAAAGAGGACCCCGCGGCGGCGCAGATGGCCCTGGCCTTCATGGCCAGCACGCGGCGCATTCCGCAGTTCTTCTACGGCGACGAAGTGCTGTTCACCAGCCCGGCACAGCGCGACGACGGCCAAGTGCGCGCGCCCATGCCCGGGGGGTGGGCGGGCGATGTCGTCAACGCGTTCAGCGGCCAGGGCCTGAGCCCTGCCCAGCGCGAGATGCAGGCCTTTGTGCGCCGGCTCTTCAACTGGCGCAAGACCGAGCCCCTGGTGCACAGCGGCCAGCTGATGCAGTACACGCCGCGCGACGGCGTCTATGTGCTGTTCCGCTACCAGCCCGCCCAGAAGCGACGCCTGATGCTGGTGCTGAACAAGAACGAGGGTGAGACGCGGCTGGCGTTGGCGCGCTTCCCGGAAATGACCACCGGACTCGCGCGCGTGCGCGGCGCCCTGGGCGGTGCCGCCCCCCAACTGCAGGACGGTGTGCTGACCCTGCCGGCGCGCGGCGCCTATGTATTGATGCTGGACGAGTGA
- a CDS encoding YoaK family protein, whose protein sequence is MPIQFARQLTGSRRSIQADRRLGWLLAFVAGALNAGGFLAVRQYTSHVTGSLSSAADHAVLGHWDLVADGVIAVLAFLLGALCCALLVNLARRRQLRSEFAIVLLLEAGLILLFGLMGAWLSHHETLFVPMTVLLLCFIMGLQNAVITKLSNAVIRTTHMTGVVTDLGIELGRLLYVNRRELPGLEVRADRTRLRVLAGLLAAFSGGGLVGAWGFDRHGYVSTLPLAALVAALALMPALDDVRQWLKAAPPHD, encoded by the coding sequence ATGCCGATCCAGTTCGCCCGCCAGCTGACCGGCTCGAGGCGCAGCATCCAGGCGGACCGCCGCTTGGGCTGGTTGTTGGCCTTCGTAGCTGGCGCATTAAATGCCGGTGGCTTTCTGGCGGTGCGGCAGTACACATCACACGTGACCGGGAGTCTGTCCTCGGCCGCCGACCATGCCGTGCTGGGGCACTGGGACTTGGTGGCAGATGGCGTGATCGCCGTGTTGGCCTTCTTGTTAGGCGCCCTGTGCTGCGCCCTGTTGGTGAACTTGGCGAGGCGCCGCCAATTGCGCAGCGAGTTCGCCATCGTGCTGCTGCTGGAGGCCGGTCTCATTCTGCTTTTTGGCCTGATGGGCGCCTGGCTCTCGCACCACGAGACCCTGTTTGTGCCCATGACGGTGCTGCTGCTGTGCTTCATCATGGGGCTGCAGAACGCCGTCATCACCAAGCTGTCCAATGCCGTCATCCGCACCACGCACATGACCGGAGTCGTCACCGATCTGGGCATCGAGCTGGGTCGGCTGCTTTATGTCAATCGACGCGAACTGCCCGGCCTGGAGGTGCGCGCGGATCGGACCCGGCTGCGGGTGTTGGCCGGTCTGCTGGCGGCGTTCTCTGGCGGCGGCCTGGTCGGCGCCTGGGGCTTTGACCGCCATGGCTATGTCTCCACCCTGCCGCTGGCCGCGCTGGTGGCCGCGCTCGCTCTGATGCCGGCCCTGGATGATGTTCGCCAATGGCTGAAGGCGGCGCCCCCCCATGACTGA
- a CDS encoding S41 family peptidase — protein MLISAWMQRGLRPAFFFGLVSLLAGCAVVPPAPRDAGEREALLQRVWQLIDERHVDPAPPGWGDAPLRHRAAVLGASEADPEALWQALDGLAGERRDAHTRVEGPREVQRKTEDRGPSLGLGLAQLEGQWVIDRVLPDSPAFDAGLRPGDVLLQWQGRSPEDLWAEHLRDARQSSTAQARELSALRRWLDGPLGSTVALRWQNASGAVQEQSLSRRERPTPARWRLELRPSGVGVLQWNRFDVGIEAALVKALRELPPLKGLVLDLRGNGGGNFDMTKRLLDRLLPQSQPIQITQAKGGTDRQTHRAGGTAALYAGPLRVLMDRQSASGAEMLASSLQFHGRARVLGETSCGCLLGIRRHVPLAPQARLAISEMGITLPDGRRIEGQGVEPDRAVPRTLAALRAGRDEVLEAAEAELIAP, from the coding sequence ATGCTGATTTCGGCTTGGATGCAACGCGGGCTCAGGCCCGCGTTTTTCTTCGGCCTTGTGTCGCTGCTGGCCGGCTGCGCCGTGGTGCCGCCGGCACCGCGCGATGCCGGCGAACGCGAGGCCCTGCTGCAGCGAGTCTGGCAGTTGATTGACGAACGCCATGTCGACCCAGCGCCACCCGGCTGGGGCGACGCCCCACTGCGCCATCGCGCAGCGGTGCTGGGTGCAAGCGAGGCCGACCCCGAAGCGCTTTGGCAGGCGCTGGACGGACTGGCCGGTGAACGGCGCGATGCCCACACCCGTGTCGAAGGCCCGCGCGAGGTGCAGCGCAAGACCGAGGACCGCGGCCCCTCGCTGGGCCTGGGCCTGGCCCAGTTGGAAGGCCAGTGGGTGATCGACCGGGTGCTGCCCGACAGCCCCGCCTTCGACGCCGGCCTGCGCCCAGGTGACGTGCTGCTGCAGTGGCAAGGCCGCTCCCCCGAAGACCTCTGGGCCGAGCACCTGCGCGACGCCCGCCAGAGCTCGACGGCACAAGCACGCGAACTCAGCGCCCTGCGTCGCTGGCTTGATGGGCCGCTGGGCAGCACGGTGGCGCTGCGCTGGCAGAACGCCTCCGGCGCTGTCCAGGAGCAAAGCTTGAGCCGCCGCGAACGGCCCACGCCGGCACGCTGGCGCCTCGAGCTGCGCCCCTCGGGCGTGGGCGTGTTGCAGTGGAATCGATTCGACGTCGGTATCGAGGCGGCCCTGGTGAAGGCGCTGCGCGAGCTGCCACCGCTCAAGGGCCTGGTGCTGGACCTGCGCGGCAATGGCGGCGGCAATTTCGACATGACCAAGCGCCTGCTCGACCGGCTGTTGCCCCAAAGCCAGCCCATCCAGATCACCCAGGCCAAAGGCGGCACCGACCGCCAGACGCACCGTGCCGGAGGAACCGCCGCGCTTTACGCCGGCCCGCTGCGGGTGTTGATGGATCGCCAGTCCGCCAGCGGCGCGGAGATGCTGGCCTCCAGCCTGCAATTCCATGGCCGCGCCCGCGTGCTGGGCGAGACCAGCTGCGGCTGCCTGCTGGGCATCCGTCGCCATGTGCCGCTGGCCCCGCAGGCCCGCTTGGCCATCAGCGAAATGGGCATCACGCTGCCGGACGGCCGGCGCATCGAGGGTCAGGGGGTCGAACCGGACCGCGCGGTGCCCCGCACCCTGGCTGCCCTGCGTGCCGGACGCGACGAGGTGCTCGAAGCCGCCGAGGCGGAGTTGATCGCACCGTAG
- a CDS encoding peptide MFS transporter, with the protein MNTATLPAGTAAARQNTTDILGQPNQLFVLFFTEMWERFSYYGMRALLVLFLVSEVSKGGWGWTRADATSLYGWYTMAAYLTPILGGYLADRYLGTRRSVLWGGFIIAAGHISLFLETVPMFYAGLGLIALGTGFFKPNISAIVGQLYTKDNEGRRDSGYTLFYMGVNAGAFFGISLCGYIGEKISWNLGFGLAGVFMILGALQFWFSRSLFGSIGDKVDAAKAAELAKAEALDDTPGHVVVDRLKAIFVFSFFTIFFWFAFEQAGGSMTIFAADYTDRTLIGTSGLLFKLINTAMTVVPLIILSWLLFRLYRNTGGKVWHANLSLAVAFAVLWGLCIWMLGREFLMDQSEVPATWFGVLNSFFIVVLAPMFSKMWEEKWNPSGPVKFGVGLILLGLGFAALAYGALSIEPGAKTAQVSMMWLVIAYLLHTMGELCVSPVGLSYISKLAPVRLLGLMFGVWFLNSSVANWLAGKSGSYIDEISKAYSMSTFFMIFFVVPSVAGLVLIALTPKMKKWMHGVH; encoded by the coding sequence ATGAATACCGCCACCCTGCCCGCCGGCACTGCTGCCGCACGGCAAAACACCACCGACATCCTGGGCCAGCCCAATCAGCTGTTTGTCCTGTTCTTCACCGAGATGTGGGAGCGCTTCTCCTACTACGGCATGCGCGCGCTGCTGGTGCTCTTTCTGGTCAGCGAAGTCAGCAAGGGCGGCTGGGGCTGGACCCGCGCCGACGCCACCAGCCTCTATGGCTGGTACACGATGGCGGCCTATCTGACGCCCATCCTGGGCGGCTACCTGGCCGATCGCTACCTGGGCACCCGCCGCTCGGTGCTGTGGGGCGGCTTCATCATCGCCGCCGGCCACATCTCGCTGTTCCTGGAAACGGTGCCGATGTTCTATGCCGGCCTGGGGTTGATCGCCCTGGGCACGGGCTTCTTCAAGCCGAACATCTCGGCCATCGTCGGCCAGCTCTACACCAAGGACAACGAGGGCCGGCGCGACAGCGGCTACACCCTGTTCTACATGGGTGTGAACGCCGGCGCCTTCTTCGGCATCTCGCTGTGCGGCTACATCGGCGAGAAGATTTCCTGGAATCTGGGCTTTGGCCTGGCTGGCGTGTTCATGATCCTGGGCGCGCTGCAGTTCTGGTTCTCGCGCTCGCTGTTCGGCAGCATCGGTGACAAGGTGGACGCCGCCAAGGCCGCCGAACTCGCCAAGGCCGAGGCCCTGGACGACACCCCGGGCCATGTGGTGGTGGACCGCCTGAAGGCCATCTTCGTCTTCAGCTTCTTCACCATCTTCTTCTGGTTTGCCTTCGAGCAGGCCGGCGGTTCGATGACCATCTTTGCCGCCGACTACACCGACCGCACCCTGATCGGCACCTCGGGCCTGCTGTTCAAGCTGATCAACACCGCCATGACCGTGGTGCCGCTGATCATCCTGTCCTGGCTACTGTTCCGGCTCTATCGCAACACCGGCGGCAAGGTCTGGCATGCCAATTTGTCGCTGGCGGTCGCCTTTGCCGTGCTCTGGGGCCTGTGCATCTGGATGCTGGGCCGCGAGTTCCTGATGGACCAGAGCGAAGTGCCCGCCACCTGGTTCGGCGTGCTCAACAGCTTCTTCATCGTCGTGCTGGCCCCCATGTTCTCCAAGATGTGGGAAGAGAAGTGGAACCCCAGCGGCCCGGTGAAGTTTGGCGTCGGCCTGATCCTGCTGGGCCTGGGCTTCGCGGCCCTGGCCTATGGCGCGCTGAGCATCGAGCCCGGCGCCAAGACGGCCCAGGTCAGCATGATGTGGCTGGTCATCGCCTACCTGCTGCACACCATGGGCGAGCTGTGCGTGTCGCCGGTGGGCCTGTCCTACATCTCCAAGCTCGCGCCCGTGCGCCTCTTGGGCCTGATGTTTGGCGTTTGGTTCCTGAATTCTTCGGTAGCCAACTGGCTGGCCGGAAAGAGCGGTTCTTACATCGACGAGATCTCCAAGGCCTACTCGATGTCGACCTTCTTCATGATCTTCTTCGTCGTGCCTTCGGTGGCCGGCCTGGTGTTGATCGCCCTGACCCCGAAGATGAAGAAATGGATGCACGGCGTTCACTGA